A window from Acidithiobacillus sp. encodes these proteins:
- a CDS encoding MFS transporter has product MDKMWNRLTIGLLIGSALSSFSVWIDFLVILTLTSYIYHANAFLMALISALILGPSVFLAPRVGRLVDTLNNHFLVLILSLVLRSSITMLLLFKPLFPFFCLIVFFRSVIALPENPASNVISARIIPHGDISHYFSLLGLLRSASKIGAPTLGVLIASSYGESLAIEISIGMTLAAAIVIFYSFYKFKPNETYKDKTHKKENTCPIKTEKASDLLLKQLLLTVTTYSFMVFFINNQLPVLLRSSGYNMILLGVLVTSSGAGGILAASYLSRRSCSKSLGTMNPMQATIVSVIIIALCFVALGCAFMLPLSIASYAATMLFFCTGIFSATESIRANVVVVQEFSRNAGEITAKLGSFRNSAMLVAPWIAAIFMYYKASMPILFIIDGGVGLVVLVGITGLSMYSRPIKRKES; this is encoded by the coding sequence ATGGATAAAATGTGGAATAGGTTGACAATAGGATTATTAATAGGTTCTGCTTTGTCAAGTTTTAGTGTTTGGATAGATTTCCTCGTGATTCTCACTTTGACGTCTTATATATATCATGCCAATGCTTTTCTTATGGCCTTGATAAGTGCTTTGATACTCGGCCCATCGGTTTTTCTTGCTCCGCGTGTTGGACGACTAGTGGATACACTTAATAATCATTTTTTGGTTTTAATCTTGTCGCTAGTTCTAAGAAGTAGCATCACAATGCTTCTTTTATTCAAGCCATTGTTTCCATTTTTTTGCTTGATCGTGTTTTTTAGATCCGTGATAGCGCTACCAGAAAACCCAGCAAGTAACGTCATTTCCGCCCGCATTATACCGCACGGTGATATATCCCATTATTTTAGTTTGTTGGGCCTGCTGAGAAGTGCATCAAAAATCGGTGCGCCGACCTTGGGCGTTCTCATTGCATCCAGTTATGGTGAGTCGCTTGCTATTGAAATTTCCATTGGAATGACACTAGCAGCAGCTATAGTTATTTTTTATTCATTTTATAAATTTAAACCAAACGAGACATATAAAGATAAAACTCATAAAAAAGAAAATACATGTCCAATAAAAACTGAGAAGGCAAGTGATCTCCTCCTAAAGCAATTGCTCTTGACGGTTACCACTTACTCATTTATGGTATTTTTTATAAATAATCAGTTACCAGTTCTTTTGCGAAGCTCAGGTTACAATATGATTCTACTTGGTGTGCTCGTAACGTCTTCTGGTGCTGGTGGAATTTTAGCCGCAAGCTATCTTTCGCGAAGAAGTTGTTCTAAATCTCTTGGTACTATGAATCCGATGCAAGCAACGATTGTATCTGTAATTATTATTGCTCTATGTTTTGTAGCGTTAGGTTGTGCATTTATGTTGCCATTATCAATTGCGTCGTATGCGGCAACTATGCTTTTCTTTTGTACAGGAATATTTTCTGCAACCGAGTCGATTCGTGCTAATGTCGTGGTCGTGCAAGAGTTTTCAAGAAATGCTGGAGAAATAACAGCCAAGCTAGGCTCATTTCGTAATTCTGCAATGTTGGTTGCACCATGGATTGCCGCAATATTTATGTATTATAAAGCATCAATGCCAATACTTTTTATTATTGATGGTGGCGTTGGTTTGGTAGTTCTTGTCGGCATCACTGGCCTATCTATGTATAGTCGACCCATAAAACGTAAAGAATCTTAG
- a CDS encoding cupin domain-containing protein: MEKNTAFIKARVVLKNFSKQHRSTFNNLQWISIRFCNSFNSVHFDAIDMFAIQLDGTKNWKVFPQLVVMPTAIQGRKVSEEEVGDTLAEYLLEPGDVLYLPAGTLHSANCTNKHSTHITIGLAPWRANQVAEYIINTLLAPTSETMRQHLFPSAVDEHTESKLKIALIDIASSLERIDTNYAIKSFISSVNAASVGQ, translated from the coding sequence TTGGAAAAAAACACAGCTTTTATAAAAGCACGAGTTGTATTAAAAAATTTCAGTAAGCAACATAGATCAACTTTTAACAACCTTCAATGGATATCTATAAGATTTTGTAATAGTTTCAATAGTGTCCATTTTGATGCAATTGATATGTTTGCAATACAACTCGACGGTACAAAAAATTGGAAAGTGTTCCCACAACTTGTAGTAATGCCAACAGCCATACAAGGACGTAAGGTATCTGAAGAAGAGGTTGGCGATACTCTGGCCGAGTACTTGCTAGAACCTGGTGATGTTCTGTACCTGCCTGCAGGTACACTGCATAGTGCTAATTGCACTAATAAGCATTCCACACATATAACTATTGGATTGGCGCCGTGGCGTGCTAATCAAGTTGCTGAATATATTATCAACACTCTTCTTGCTCCTACGAGCGAAACAATGCGACAACATTTATTCCCGAGCGCGGTTGATGAGCATACAGAATCGAAACTGAAAATCGCCCTCATCGATATTGCATCTTCACTAGAAAGAATTGATACTAATTACGCAATAAAATCATTTATCAGTTCAGTTAATGCCGCCTCCGTCGGTCAATGA
- the recN gene encoding DNA repair protein RecN has protein sequence MLLNLQVRDFALIDAVSVDFAAGLTVLTGETGAGKSILVDAIALLLGDKGHTEDIRHGAEQAEISAEYGLSPEHPARQWLREQEIEDEDVCLLRRIIQRNGRSRAFINGRSVSNGQLKEFGETLVELLGQHAHQNLLQPERQLFLLDRFAGLETTLNAVADRYRQWRQAAQRCAALQEQQGRQHQQEDWQRFLLAELEAADLQPDEWENLRAEEQRLGAVEKLRENVLAALARLDGEDRAAGRAIAEAQRHVSAARAHDPRLADCDELLNSAMIQTEEAITGLRAYATDLEADPERLESIAQRLQRLQDLQRKHHCDMAGLLATRESLRRELLGNEDLAAARGAAERELVQARAAYVGDCTALSNARQQRQDALAQAIIAQIQQLGMPHAAIELRLCSHSEAEEQWRDTGWDQVAIWITANPGHPAQPLAKVASGGELSRIGLALQVILAAPEHIDTLIFDEVDVGIGGAVAERVGRLLRRLGGRQQVLCVTHLAQVAAQGHQHLRVEKQVINGQTLSEVRALNSTGRQQEIARMLGGIEISEAATQAAAALLASAESGV, from the coding sequence ATGCTCCTCAACCTGCAAGTGCGCGACTTCGCCCTGATCGATGCCGTCAGCGTCGATTTTGCGGCAGGACTGACGGTGCTCACCGGCGAAACCGGCGCGGGCAAGTCCATTCTGGTGGACGCCATCGCCCTGCTCCTCGGCGACAAAGGCCATACCGAAGACATCCGCCATGGTGCCGAGCAAGCGGAAATCAGTGCCGAATATGGTCTCAGCCCCGAACACCCCGCGCGTCAGTGGCTGCGCGAACAGGAAATCGAGGATGAGGATGTCTGCCTTTTGCGCCGCATCATTCAGCGCAACGGCCGCAGCCGTGCCTTCATCAATGGTCGCAGTGTCAGCAACGGCCAACTCAAGGAATTCGGTGAAACTCTGGTCGAACTCCTCGGCCAGCATGCCCACCAAAATCTGCTTCAGCCGGAGCGCCAACTGTTTCTGCTGGATCGTTTCGCCGGATTGGAGACCACTCTGAACGCCGTTGCCGACCGCTACCGGCAGTGGCGCCAGGCCGCCCAGCGCTGCGCCGCGTTACAGGAACAACAGGGCAGGCAACACCAGCAGGAAGACTGGCAGCGCTTTCTGCTCGCCGAGCTGGAAGCTGCCGACTTGCAGCCCGATGAATGGGAAAACCTGCGCGCTGAAGAACAGCGCCTCGGTGCCGTGGAAAAACTGCGGGAGAACGTCCTGGCCGCCCTCGCCAGGCTGGATGGGGAAGACCGCGCTGCCGGCCGCGCCATCGCCGAAGCGCAACGCCATGTGAGTGCCGCCCGCGCCCACGATCCCCGCCTCGCGGACTGCGATGAACTGCTCAATTCGGCCATGATTCAGACCGAAGAGGCCATTACCGGCCTGCGCGCCTACGCCACTGACCTGGAGGCCGACCCGGAGCGGCTCGAAAGTATCGCCCAGCGCCTGCAACGCCTGCAGGATCTGCAACGCAAACACCACTGCGACATGGCCGGTTTGCTCGCCACACGCGAATCTTTGCGCCGGGAGTTGCTGGGCAACGAAGACCTTGCGGCGGCCCGCGGCGCCGCCGAACGCGAGTTGGTCCAGGCGCGTGCGGCCTACGTTGGGGACTGCACCGCCCTCAGCAACGCGCGCCAACAACGGCAGGACGCACTGGCCCAGGCCATCATCGCGCAGATCCAGCAACTGGGCATGCCCCACGCCGCTATCGAGCTACGCCTATGCAGCCACTCTGAAGCCGAAGAACAATGGCGTGATACGGGCTGGGATCAGGTGGCAATCTGGATTACCGCGAACCCAGGCCATCCCGCCCAACCCCTGGCCAAGGTCGCCTCCGGCGGCGAGCTGTCACGCATCGGCCTCGCGCTGCAGGTCATCCTCGCCGCACCAGAACACATCGACACCCTGATTTTCGACGAAGTGGATGTGGGCATCGGCGGTGCCGTCGCCGAAAGGGTCGGCCGCCTGCTGCGCCGTCTCGGCGGCCGTCAGCAAGTCCTCTGCGTCACTCATCTGGCACAGGTAGCCGCCCAGGGACACCAGCATCTGCGGGTGGAAAAACAAGTCATCAACGGTCAGACCCTCAGTGAGGTCCGCGCACTGAACAGCACCGGGCGCCAACAGGAAATTGCCCGCATGCTGGGCGGCATCGAAATTAGCGAGGCTGCCACTCAGGCGGCAGCCGCCTTACTGGCCAGCGCTGAATCCGGAGTATGA
- a CDS encoding type II toxin-antitoxin system HigB family toxin, which produces MSTLRDFWQLHPSAELPLRAWYEEVANATWTQPADIKAQYRSASVLKNRRVVFNIKGNDYRLIVAVSYKLQIVYVKFVGTHKDYDAVDADTVDIS; this is translated from the coding sequence GTGTCCACGCTCCGGGACTTCTGGCAGCTCCACCCCAGTGCCGAGCTGCCTCTCAGGGCTTGGTACGAGGAGGTTGCGAATGCGACATGGACTCAACCCGCCGATATCAAGGCACAGTATCGTAGTGCCAGCGTGCTGAAGAACCGCCGGGTTGTTTTCAACATCAAAGGCAATGATTATCGGCTGATCGTCGCTGTGTCATACAAGTTACAGATTGTCTATGTAAAGTTTGTCGGCACTCACAAAGACTATGACGCAGTGGACGCGGATACCGTTGACATATCCTGA
- a CDS encoding DUF3579 domain-containing protein: protein MIIIDGVTESGGKFRPSAWAEMLIEGVGLAHFGADHKIHYLPLIEPATINGNAAIIIDESLEEIRPEAFAEIMRFAAENRLQVRHEEGSIADRRVQQPTRRRHQTQRPRS from the coding sequence ATGATCATCATCGACGGAGTTACCGAAAGCGGTGGCAAATTCCGCCCGTCCGCCTGGGCGGAGATGCTCATTGAAGGAGTCGGCCTCGCCCATTTCGGCGCCGACCACAAGATTCATTACCTGCCCCTCATTGAACCCGCCACCATCAATGGCAACGCCGCCATTATCATAGACGAGAGCCTGGAAGAGATTCGCCCGGAGGCCTTTGCTGAAATCATGCGCTTCGCCGCCGAAAATCGCCTGCAGGTGCGGCATGAAGAAGGCAGCATCGCCGATCGCCGGGTACAGCAGCCCACCCGCCGCCGCCACCAGACCCAACGCCCACGTTCCTGA
- a CDS encoding sigma-54 dependent transcriptional regulator produces MPQPTPTILTVDDDPDFLRLLGLWLESEGYHVLASSDPTQGMHILHKDRPDLVITDLRMPGMDGMAVLEAVQALDPDLPVILLTAHGSIPNAVAAMRAQAFGYLSKPFSNEELQELTKAALAQRHAGQETRKLRAALREQAGQSILHRSSVMAALVDELARIASSKASVFLSGESGSGKERVARAIHDASPRRDGPFVAVNCGAIPAELAESELFGHVKGAFTGATQDHAGLIRSASGGTLFLDEIADLPLTLQVKLLRVLQEGTLRPVGAKMETTVDLRVISATHQDIHALTADGAFREDLYYRLHVIPLRVPSLSERAEDILLLAQYFLDRESQRMNRDILGFSPEALDKLMQRSWPGNVRELENAVTFAAAVTEKGWVAADAIPDTNRQGGQSAFPRLQDAKTAFERTYLENLLRATDGNISRAARIAGRHRTDLYKLMRKHSLAPQLFKGQEGRDEE; encoded by the coding sequence ATGCCCCAACCTACCCCCACGATACTCACCGTTGACGACGATCCCGACTTTCTACGCCTGCTCGGCCTCTGGCTGGAAAGCGAGGGATACCACGTCCTGGCCAGCAGTGATCCCACACAAGGCATGCACATTTTGCACAAGGACAGGCCCGATTTGGTCATCACCGACCTGCGCATGCCGGGCATGGATGGAATGGCCGTGCTAGAGGCTGTGCAAGCCCTTGACCCCGATCTCCCCGTCATTCTACTCACCGCCCATGGCAGCATTCCCAACGCGGTGGCAGCCATGCGTGCACAGGCGTTCGGGTATCTCAGCAAGCCTTTCAGTAATGAAGAGCTGCAGGAGTTGACCAAGGCCGCACTCGCGCAGCGCCACGCCGGGCAGGAAACCCGCAAGCTGCGGGCTGCATTGCGCGAACAAGCCGGACAAAGCATCCTCCACCGCAGTTCCGTCATGGCCGCACTGGTGGATGAGCTGGCGCGTATCGCCAGCTCGAAGGCCAGCGTTTTCCTTTCCGGGGAAAGTGGCTCCGGCAAGGAACGTGTCGCCCGCGCCATCCACGACGCCAGCCCGCGCCGTGACGGTCCATTCGTTGCGGTCAATTGCGGTGCCATTCCCGCCGAACTGGCGGAGAGCGAACTCTTCGGTCATGTCAAAGGTGCCTTCACCGGCGCCACTCAAGACCATGCCGGATTAATCCGCAGCGCCAGCGGCGGCACCCTCTTTCTCGATGAAATCGCCGACCTGCCTCTCACCCTGCAGGTCAAGTTGCTCCGCGTCCTTCAGGAAGGCACTCTGCGTCCCGTCGGCGCAAAAATGGAGACGACTGTCGACCTGCGGGTCATCAGCGCCACCCATCAGGATATTCACGCCCTTACCGCCGACGGTGCCTTCCGCGAGGATCTTTACTATCGTCTGCATGTCATCCCGCTGCGAGTCCCCAGCCTGAGTGAAAGGGCGGAAGACATCCTGCTGCTGGCCCAGTATTTTCTAGATCGGGAAAGTCAGCGCATGAACCGCGATATTCTGGGCTTCAGTCCCGAAGCCCTCGACAAGTTGATGCAGCGGTCCTGGCCCGGCAATGTCCGGGAGCTAGAGAATGCCGTCACCTTTGCCGCGGCGGTCACCGAAAAGGGCTGGGTCGCTGCCGATGCTATCCCCGACACCAATCGCCAAGGCGGCCAAAGCGCCTTCCCCCGGTTGCAGGACGCCAAGACCGCCTTTGAGCGCACCTATCTGGAAAATCTGCTGCGCGCCACGGATGGCAACATCTCCCGTGCCGCACGCATAGCTGGCCGACACCGGACTGATCTTTACAAACTGATGCGTAAACACAGCCTGGCTCCACAACTTTTCAAGGGCCAGGAGGGGCGGGATGAAGAATAG
- a CDS encoding HAMP domain-containing sensor histidine kinase, with translation MAADLMEGYSTEPASAVPTRGEHHRADSIPRRVLVAALAILLLVGGVVYVAVRSIHILGNSSDTLVQVGLPLQKQLLKIKDTQRQAEFFRQLAQVLPQAGYEKTFAQLITSEEHDLQTLQRATRDHPALTVAMQQLQSSLAMYAQTTGDGTTEEASKATVEEKFRAVHLAVATLLARQGAAAAAARTRAIQILYALVFITALLSILIPWRVATALTRPLKDFRRAVEDIGAGKLTNVASEGPQELRDLARSIESMQARLREEERLRHEFLSQVSHELITPLASARSGSELLLSERIGPLLPRQHEVLEIIVRQVKELYAAIQEMLDMHALQARSLDFSPQDIPITEVLVDLQKRMQPLTDKKNQILDCNGVKELSVYADPQRLRQILTNLVSNAHKYSPAGGRIEVRATAQQGGILFSVGDNGPGIPEALLERVFERFYQVPVSNSLPRGTGLGLAITRELVGAQGGWIRMHNRPSGGLYAEIWLPAARNAGAI, from the coding sequence ATGGCGGCCGATTTAATGGAAGGATATAGCACAGAGCCCGCGTCAGCCGTCCCGACACGCGGAGAGCATCACAGAGCCGACTCCATCCCACGGCGGGTACTGGTAGCCGCTTTGGCGATACTGCTATTGGTAGGCGGTGTCGTCTACGTCGCGGTTCGCTCCATTCACATTCTCGGCAACAGCAGCGACACTCTCGTTCAAGTCGGGTTACCCCTGCAAAAACAACTGCTAAAAATTAAAGACACCCAGCGTCAGGCAGAATTTTTTCGTCAGCTTGCCCAAGTGCTGCCGCAGGCGGGTTATGAAAAGACCTTCGCCCAACTGATAACCAGCGAAGAGCACGACCTGCAAACACTACAACGTGCTACCCGCGATCACCCCGCTCTCACGGTGGCCATGCAACAGCTGCAGAGCAGCCTGGCCATGTATGCGCAGACCACTGGCGACGGCACGACCGAGGAGGCCAGCAAGGCCACCGTCGAAGAAAAATTTCGGGCCGTACATCTGGCAGTGGCGACACTCCTTGCCCGGCAAGGTGCTGCGGCCGCTGCGGCGCGGACTCGTGCCATCCAGATCCTCTATGCACTGGTATTCATCACCGCTTTGCTCAGCATACTCATCCCCTGGCGGGTAGCCACCGCCCTGACCCGGCCCCTCAAGGATTTTCGTCGTGCCGTGGAGGATATTGGCGCGGGTAAACTGACGAATGTCGCCAGTGAAGGCCCCCAGGAACTCCGCGATCTCGCCCGCAGCATTGAAAGCATGCAGGCGCGGCTGCGGGAAGAAGAACGTTTGCGACACGAATTCCTCAGCCAGGTGTCTCACGAGTTGATAACCCCGTTAGCCTCGGCACGATCTGGCAGCGAGCTCCTGCTCAGTGAGCGCATCGGCCCACTGTTACCGCGGCAGCACGAAGTGCTCGAAATCATCGTCCGTCAGGTCAAGGAGTTATACGCCGCCATTCAGGAAATGCTGGACATGCACGCCCTGCAAGCGCGTTCCCTGGATTTTTCACCGCAGGATATCCCTATTACCGAAGTGCTGGTCGACCTGCAAAAACGTATGCAACCGCTGACCGATAAAAAAAATCAGATATTGGATTGTAACGGAGTAAAGGAACTCAGCGTCTATGCAGACCCCCAGAGACTGCGCCAGATTCTGACCAATCTGGTCAGTAACGCCCATAAATACAGCCCGGCAGGCGGGCGGATCGAGGTTCGCGCAACGGCACAACAAGGGGGCATTCTCTTTAGCGTGGGCGACAACGGTCCCGGCATCCCAGAAGCCTTGCTGGAACGGGTCTTTGAACGCTTTTATCAGGTGCCGGTCAGCAACAGTCTGCCCCGCGGCACGGGTCTGGGCCTTGCGATTACCCGCGAGCTGGTGGGCGCTCAAGGTGGCTGGATCCGGATGCACAATCGCCCCAGCGGTGGTCTCTACGCCGAAATCTGGTTGCCCGCTGCGCGCAACGCCGGAGCCATTTGA
- the galU gene encoding UTP--glucose-1-phosphate uridylyltransferase GalU, producing MAEVRKAVFPVAGLGTRFLPATKASAKEMMPVVDKPLIQYAVEEAIAAGCDQLIFISGRGKRAIEDHFDVSYELEIELEKRGKEALLEQVRSILPSHVSTIFLRQPYPLGLGHAVLMARPVVGDEPFAVLLADDLMLGEPPVLAQMVEQYHRYQAGILGVEEIVREHSTRYGVVDARPWDDRIYQVSDIVEKPKPENAPSNLGVVGRYILPAQVFHFLEQTQQGAGGEIQLTDAIAHLLKERQVLAYLFSGQRFDCGDKLGYLKATIAFGKLHPEVGADFTRYMDSLCEPQAPVEAFP from the coding sequence ATGGCTGAAGTCCGCAAGGCAGTCTTCCCCGTAGCCGGTCTGGGCACTCGTTTTCTCCCGGCCACCAAGGCCAGCGCCAAGGAAATGATGCCGGTCGTGGACAAGCCACTCATTCAGTATGCTGTGGAGGAAGCCATCGCCGCAGGCTGCGACCAACTCATTTTCATCAGCGGACGCGGCAAGCGTGCCATCGAAGACCACTTCGACGTTTCTTACGAACTGGAAATTGAGCTGGAAAAACGCGGCAAGGAGGCCCTGCTGGAACAAGTGCGGAGCATCCTGCCCAGCCATGTCAGCACCATTTTTCTGCGCCAGCCCTACCCTCTTGGACTCGGGCATGCCGTGCTTATGGCCCGCCCGGTGGTGGGTGACGAACCCTTCGCCGTGTTGCTGGCCGACGACCTCATGCTCGGCGAACCACCCGTGCTCGCGCAAATGGTGGAACAGTACCACCGTTATCAGGCGGGCATTCTCGGCGTCGAAGAAATTGTGCGGGAGCATTCCACCCGCTACGGCGTAGTCGACGCGCGGCCCTGGGATGATCGTATTTACCAGGTTAGCGATATCGTCGAAAAGCCCAAGCCCGAGAACGCGCCTTCGAATCTGGGCGTGGTGGGGCGCTACATCCTCCCTGCGCAGGTGTTTCACTTTCTGGAACAAACTCAACAAGGCGCGGGTGGTGAGATTCAACTGACGGATGCCATCGCCCACCTGCTGAAAGAGCGGCAGGTGCTGGCCTATCTTTTTTCCGGGCAGCGCTTTGATTGCGGCGACAAGCTTGGCTACCTGAAGGCGACCATCGCCTTTGGCAAGTTACACCCCGAGGTAGGTGCCGATTTCACCCGATACATGGACAGCCTCTGCGAACCCCAGGCCCCGGTTGAGGCATTTCCGTGA
- a CDS encoding NAD(+)/NADH kinase, whose product MAKPFQRVLLVSKYRDPSVLPGLQRLRDFLLAQDIPTFLETQCATDIGDSLGLPLLPFAEANADADLVIALGGDGTLLGTARQTAQSGIPILGINQGRLGFLADLSIDQVSEALPPILEGHYQQDLRSVLYAELWRGEERFHAGLAINEVLIHKGGGESMIELQVQIDGRFVYTQRADGLIIATPTGSTAYAMSAGGPILTPTLAALLLVLICPHTLTARPLAVADTVEVRARLTASRQSAALSLDSHYSVPLEIGDEIVIRRAPCSARFIHPEEENFFQILRGKLHWAESPGED is encoded by the coding sequence ATGGCCAAACCCTTCCAGCGTGTCCTGCTCGTCAGCAAATACCGTGACCCCTCGGTTCTCCCCGGATTGCAACGGCTGCGGGATTTTTTGCTGGCACAAGACATCCCCACTTTTCTGGAAACCCAGTGTGCCACGGACATTGGCGACAGCCTGGGGCTGCCGTTGCTCCCGTTCGCGGAAGCGAATGCAGATGCCGACCTCGTCATCGCCCTCGGCGGCGATGGTACCCTGCTGGGGACGGCGCGGCAGACCGCACAAAGCGGTATTCCCATCCTCGGCATCAATCAGGGGCGGCTCGGCTTTCTTGCAGACCTTTCCATCGATCAGGTCAGCGAAGCCCTGCCGCCCATTCTGGAAGGCCACTATCAGCAGGACCTGCGCAGCGTCCTCTATGCCGAACTGTGGCGTGGCGAGGAGCGTTTCCATGCCGGCCTCGCCATCAACGAAGTGCTCATCCACAAGGGCGGCGGTGAAAGCATGATTGAACTGCAAGTGCAGATAGACGGCCGTTTCGTCTATACCCAGCGCGCCGACGGACTCATCATCGCCACACCCACCGGCTCTACCGCCTACGCCATGTCGGCGGGCGGCCCCATCCTCACACCCACCCTCGCAGCGCTTCTCCTCGTCCTCATCTGCCCACATACCCTCACCGCACGCCCCCTGGCAGTGGCCGACACCGTAGAAGTCCGCGCCCGCCTCACCGCGAGCCGCCAGTCAGCCGCGCTCAGTCTGGACAGCCACTACAGCGTCCCCCTGGAGATCGGCGACGAAATCGTCATCCGGCGTGCGCCCTGCTCCGCCCGTTTCATCCATCCCGAAGAGGAAAACTTCTTCCAGATTCTGCGCGGCAAACTGCACTGGGCCGAATCCCCCGGAGAAGACTGA
- a CDS encoding DUF502 domain-containing protein, whose translation MTLPVPIAQKSFFQRIHLRRWFVQGLLISLPIGLTVYVVLWIGGWLNNLFEAPIRALFGVDIPGLGLLLTLMIILGVGFLASHVLTAWIFERLNAVLGRIPVLHSLYSTIHETVGLLFGGTDRGFRSAVLVRQGGDMGYLIGLITRDTLSELPRLPEECIAVFIPMSYGIGGFTCLVPRDKVVPLPDLTPQQALRFAMAGGVGGGKAIRDKLGAGTESGREAAPSPSDPNR comes from the coding sequence ATGACACTACCCGTTCCAATCGCTCAGAAATCGTTCTTCCAGCGTATCCACCTCCGCCGCTGGTTCGTTCAGGGTTTGCTCATTTCGCTACCCATTGGGCTGACGGTTTACGTGGTGTTGTGGATAGGCGGCTGGCTGAACAACCTATTTGAGGCACCGATCAGGGCACTTTTTGGCGTCGACATCCCTGGCCTGGGCTTGTTGCTGACCCTGATGATTATTCTTGGCGTCGGTTTCCTCGCCTCCCATGTCCTGACCGCCTGGATTTTTGAGAGGCTGAACGCCGTACTCGGACGCATTCCCGTACTGCACAGCCTCTACAGCACCATTCACGAAACGGTGGGCTTGCTGTTTGGCGGGACGGACCGTGGTTTCCGTAGTGCCGTACTAGTTCGCCAGGGCGGCGACATGGGTTATCTCATCGGCCTGATCACGCGCGACACCCTCAGCGAACTTCCCCGCTTGCCCGAGGAGTGTATCGCAGTGTTTATCCCCATGAGCTACGGCATCGGCGGCTTCACCTGCCTCGTGCCACGCGACAAAGTCGTCCCCCTGCCCGACCTCACCCCGCAACAAGCGCTGCGCTTCGCCATGGCGGGCGGAGTGGGGGGAGGGAAGGCCATTCGTGATAAGCTGGGTGCCGGTACTGAATCAGGTAGAGAGGCTGCACCGAGTCCTTCTGACCCAAACCGGTGA
- a CDS encoding type III pantothenate kinase, whose protein sequence is MILISVGNTRTLLARTRDGRHFDSVSVTTALPPAEILQQPGLAWLSAPHQEPVALGGVVPAALTAWREALATAEVREPDPGFFRRAVPHRYHPPESLGFDRRCCLLAAAMDFPGQDSIVIDMGTAITIDLMAGGHFRGGRILPGIAMSLRGLHEGTALLPEVVLHTPAEILGNDTASAIQAGVIHLFADALRGAITDYRQYGPQAQILITGGDAGRWQPGIAGSLYQPHLLLRGFYLWIQGGA, encoded by the coding sequence ATGATCCTCATCTCCGTCGGCAATACCCGCACCCTGCTGGCGCGTACTCGCGATGGCAGGCATTTCGACAGCGTCAGCGTGACCACTGCACTGCCACCCGCGGAAATCCTGCAGCAGCCCGGCTTAGCATGGCTCAGCGCGCCTCACCAGGAACCCGTCGCACTGGGCGGCGTCGTACCTGCGGCGCTTACCGCCTGGCGGGAAGCATTGGCCACGGCAGAGGTCCGCGAGCCGGACCCCGGCTTTTTTCGCCGCGCCGTGCCCCACCGCTACCATCCGCCAGAAAGCCTTGGCTTTGACCGCCGCTGCTGCCTGCTCGCCGCCGCCATGGACTTCCCCGGCCAAGACAGCATCGTCATCGACATGGGCACTGCCATTACTATCGACCTGATGGCTGGCGGACATTTCAGGGGCGGACGTATTCTGCCGGGTATCGCCATGAGCCTGCGCGGTCTGCATGAAGGTACCGCACTCCTCCCCGAAGTCGTCCTGCACACCCCAGCGGAAATACTGGGCAACGACACTGCCAGCGCCATTCAGGCCGGGGTCATCCACCTCTTTGCCGATGCCCTGCGCGGCGCCATTACCGACTATCGCCAGTACGGCCCCCAGGCACAGATACTGATCACCGGTGGCGATGCCGGACGTTGGCAGCCCGGCATCGCTGGTAGCTTGTACCAGCCCCATCTGCTTCTGCGCGGCTTTTATCTGTGGATACAAGGTGGCGCTTAA
- a CDS encoding transcriptional regulator — translation MDIRPIHTEADYAVTLKEISTLMDSDPDLGTPEGDRLDILATLVQAYEAKHVPILAPDPVEAIKFRMEQSNLSVKDLEPIIGRRNRVYEVLNRKRPLTLPMIRRLHKSMGIPADVLITESLG, via the coding sequence ATGGACATTCGCCCCATTCACACCGAAGCAGACTACGCTGTCACCCTCAAGGAAATATCTACCTTGATGGATTCCGACCCTGATCTGGGCACGCCGGAGGGGGATCGCCTAGATATCCTGGCCACGCTAGTGCAGGCCTACGAGGCCAAGCATGTACCCATCCTTGCGCCCGATCCAGTGGAAGCCATCAAATTCCGAATGGAACAGAGCAATCTGTCTGTTAAAGATCTGGAGCCGATCATCGGTAGGAGGAACCGGGTATACGAAGTCCTGAATCGCAAGCGCCCGTTGACGCTGCCTATGATCCGTAGATTACATAAAAGCATGGGAATTCCCGCCGATGTGCTGATTACGGAGAGTTTGGGCTAA